ACCCATTGGCCGGTTCGTTTTCGTTCGAGAATCCAGCTCCCATCTGCTAGACTGCCCCGGCCCAGCGAGTGGCAATTTGGCGTCGACGCGGGAACTCGTGAGGATCGGTCCGTCTAAGCTGACGGCACTGAAAGAGCATCCATATGGCCGACGAGACGGTGGTAAGGGACAAAGTCCTGAGCGAGCTCAGCAAGGCCTCCGGCGTTCCGAAGACGAGGCTGAAGGACGAGATGAAGCTGAGGGACGATCTCCAGATTGCGCACCAGAACTACGTCACTCTTGCGCAGAACCTCCGGTCGTTCATCAGGGAGAACAACTTCCAGCAGACTCTGCTGCTCAATGAAATCGACACGGCGGCGGCCACGGTTGGCAGCGTCTTCCAGCTTGTCTTGAAGAGGGTCAACGGATGAAAGCAGCAGTTACTATGCTCGTTCTCCTTGCGATGCCTTGGTCCGCGGCCTCGGCACAATCAACGGAACCTGGGCAGCGTCCGTCTCCAAAGAGCAACCCTGAACAGAGGGCCGCACCAGCAGCCGGGAACCTGTCGCCTTGGGAGCAGTTCACAAAGTACTTCCAGGTCCGAAAGGCCTTCGACGGCGGCAAGGACGAGAACGAGGCCGGTGTTTTTGGAATCATCGCTCCAGGAAAGGGTTCCCCGACGTACTGGCTGGTCGATGCCGGCGTTCGGCTGACACCTCAGGACAAGCCACTGAACAAGCAGGGCAACCTCGAGCTGTTCTACTACCCGTCGGTCGAGTGGCACCACATGAGTGCGGAGCCGCTTCTCAAGCAGGATGCGGCAAACAAGACCGGCGCAGCGTTCAACACGGAGCTCTGGTTTCCGCCAGTGACAACGTTCCACATCCGCACGTATCTCGCAGGCAAAGCTAGCCTCCAGCGGAATTTCATCAAGGACACGACCGAGAACTCGGTGACGCTCGTGCTCGGGGCATGCGCCGAAGGCGTGGTGACGCAGGGAGTCGGATGGGAGAACGGCTTCCGCCCGTGCGCGGAGCTTACGTACAACGGCGCGCGGCGCCTGCGCTATTATCCCTACGTCGGCTACGAGCATTACGGAAAAGTGGCAATCGCGTCACAGACGACCACGTTCGCGCCCGCTTTCGACGGCTCGCTCTTCCTGATCCGGCTTCAGGCCGACGCGTATCCCTTCAACAGCGAGGCCCTGCCCGGCGATATTAAGGGCTTCGTCCTGAACTTCGACTACGCGTACCGACGGATGCTCGACGACAACCCAGGTCTCGACGCCCGAAACCTCAACATGCTGAAGCTCGGGGCCACCTACTTCTTCGTCAAAGGTCAAGTCGCTGGCGTCGGCCTGACTATCGACCTCGGTCGCTCGCCGGCCGTCAACTTCGTCAGCCAGCGGCGGGTGGTGCTGGCGTTACGGATCAAGACGAAGACTTGATGGCATCTGAAGGATTCGAGCGTCGTACACTCCCCTGAGGATCGATCCCGCAACATCGCCGACCGTCCGCTCGTTCATCGAGCAGCACTTGGACATGCAGTTGCATGACGTTCACTGTATGGTCAGGCCCGCGGACTCCCTTCTATCGATGGCGCAAGGACGTGCACCAGTACGGGCCGGACGGCGTGCGGCCCGTGAACGGCGATCCGGGCGGGCATCCCCACCGCTGTGTTCCCAGGGTATAATTCCGCACCCTGGAACAGTTGGCATGTCCGCGCCCATGGCCGCGCGGCGGATCGAGGAGGGAGGACATCGATCATGGCGGCGAGACGGCTCGAGTTCGAAGCGTTGGCGGCCGCGCGAGAGGTCATCGACGGTTACGATAGCGCCAGCGATCAGTGGACATTGTCCTTCGAGAGTCCGTTCTGGCACGCGGTCACACACGCCCAGTCGCTGGGCCGGCGAGGGGCGGGCCGGCGCATCGCCCTCATTGATTCCGGATGTGATCTGACGATTCCGCGACTTCGTCGCGTGGTTGATCGCCTGACATCATTCGTGCCCGATCCGGCCGATCACGATGAGCTGGGACACGGCACGGCCGTGGCGCTGCTCATCAGCGAGGTCGCGCCGGAATGTCGGTTGGACGTGTATCAGGTCGCGCGAAACGGGACGCCCGACGACGCTGCGGTCGTGGCGGCGCTCCGCGCGGCGGGGGCATCGTCGGCCGATGTGGTCAGCGTGAGCCTCGCGGCGCGCTCGCCATTCCAGTTCACTCGAGATCAGCTCCAAGAGGCGATAGCGGCCGGCGACGGCTCGGGCAAGAGATACGCGTTCGAACATCCACCGTGTGCCGTCTGTGCAGCCGCCATGGACGTAGCAGGGCGCGGCAAGATGATCGTCGCTGCGGCCGGGAACGCGTTGGACTCGGCGTGTTGTCCCGCTCGCGCCGACGGCGTGGTCGCGGCCGGATTCGAAGGGCGCGACGCGCGCACCACGACATTGGAGGACGGTGGCAAGCAGGAAGTCGCGTTCGCCGCCGCACCCGCGGTGGCGCAGTCGCTCCTGACTGACATGTCGCTCGCGGAAATTCCTGGCGTGTTGGGCACGAGCTTCGCGGCGCCGCTGATCGCCGGCGCCGCGGCGATCGTGCTCTCGCCAGCCGAACTGTCGGCGTACGTCGCGAGTCAAGCTTTGGCGGCGATGCCGCAATTCCTGCACGCGCTCATCAAGACGTCGCGCGCCGACGTTCCGGCCGAGTCGGTCCGACAGATCGGCGAGTGGTACATGCGCGCGCAGCAACGATTGCCGCATGTGCATTGTGACTATCAGGCGCGGCTCAATCCGGCGGTCGCCTGCACCGATCCGGCCCAGTGCGCCTCGTGTGGGATTTTCGCCGAATCGATTATGGTGAATCACGGCTTGTGGCTGCTGGAGACCGGACGGCTCGAGTGGGGCAAGTCGCTGTTGGAAGCGGCGCGTCTGGTGGCGCCGTGGAGCGCCGACGCAACGGCGAACCTTGGAGCGATCGCGCGGGAACTGGGTGACATCACGGGCGCCATCGAGCTATACGAGCGTGCGTTGGAGTTGCGGCCCGGTTTTCGCGTCTACACGTCCGAGCTGAAACGGCTGCGCAACCGTCTGCCAGCGGCCGGCCGCTGGTGGTCGCGCTTCTGGTCGTAATAACCTGGTCGAGACGCTCTTGGAGAGGTGAGTCACATGTCACGATTGGTCGAGCTGAAACCCGCCGAGGCCGTGCCCAGCCGTTTCGAGTTTGCCGGCGCGGAAGCCGGTTGGCAAGAACGCGTGAAAGAGTACGGCGAGCGTATCGCGAAGTACGTGCCCGCCGAAGTGCTGGCGTTCTATACCGCTGCCGTCGAGTTGATCCTCACCAAAGGGGGTATCGATCATCGCGGCTTCCGCCTCTGGGCGTTCGCTGTCGTCGGTCTGGTGGCGTGGATCGGCACGCCGCTCTATCTTGGGATGTTCACGAAAAATCGCCGGCAACGACGCGTCAATCAGATCGTCGCATCGATCGCGTTCGGCGTGTGGGCCTATTCATACCCGGCGGGCTGGTTTGCCGAGCAAGGTTGGCACGATCCGGTCGTCGGGGGTCTACTGTTGCTGTTCTTCAGTTTTGCCAGTGGGTTCTATCAACCCAGAGCGATACGCTAGTTTAGTCGTTGAAACAGCCTCAGGAGAAACCCGACCGCGGCGGCTTGCGCCAACGAACTCAAGGACGGTCGACCGAGTCGAGCCACTCGTTCCTGAATCGCGGCGAGTGACATTTTGAGTGGCATTGCGCTGGCACGTCCCGAAATAGGGAAGCTGCCGCCTACCGCCTGGCCCAGCGGAGTTTCGCGGCGCTGGCGCGCGGGTTCGAGCGGCACTCTTCGGGGTTGGGCCGGACGACACTGTCGGCAATCGCGGTGTACAGCCCGTCGTGCAGCCCGGCCTGAAAGGCCTTCTTCACACGCCGGTCCTCGCCCGAATGAAACGCCACGATCGCCACACGTCCGCCCGGATTCATGCAGTGCGGCAAGTGCCTGAGCAGCGTGTCGAGGGCGGTGAACTCCTCGTTCACCGCGACCCGCAGGGCCTGGAATACCCGGCGAACGGATTGCTCCCGTTCTTCTTCCTTGACGTGAGGCAGCGCCGCGCGAATCACCTCCGCCAGGGCGGTTGTCTGCTCGAGGCTTCGGCCGGCAAGCGCGTCGGCCAGGGCCAAAGCATGCGGTTCGTCGGCATTCTCCACCAGGAGTGCCGCCAGTTCTGCCGGCTCGATTCTGAGCAGCAACGCCGACGCAGGCTGGCCCCTGTTCGGATTCATCCGCATGTCGAGGGGCCCTGGCGTCTTGAAGGAGAAGCCGCGGCCTGGCGTGTCGAGTTGCATCGAAGAGACGCCGAGGTCCGCCAGAAGACAGTCCGCACCGACCAGGCCCTCCGCGGCGAGAGTCCCAGGCAGACCCGCGAAGTTTGATCGCCGCACGACGAACATGTCCGGGCCGAAACCCAGGCTTCGCATCCGGGCCTCGGTCTTCGGGAGTTCCAGCGGATCCACCTCGAGCCCAAGTAGCTTCCCGCCCGGTTGGATCCGCTGGAGAATCGCACGCGCATGGCCCCCATAGCCGAGCGTGCAATCGACGGCGGTTTCTCCCGGTTGCGGATCGAGCGCTTCCAGCGTCTCGGCGATCAGGATCGGGACGTGCGTGCCGGCGGGTGTCTTTCCAGAGGCGAGCACCTTGTCCACCGTATCGGGGTATCGCTCCGGGTGGTGCTCCTTGTACTTCTCGTCGAACCGGCGCGGGTACTTGCCGGCGTATCGCGGACGGCGACGGTGGGGCGTAGAAGTGTCGCCGGTCACAGTTCGTTGTGCTTGGCGTTCGAGCCTCTGGCTTTGTCCACCGGGTAGAACAGGATGCCACCATCCCCCGCCGTTCGACGATGCTCACGGCGAAGGATGGTGGCGGGCACTTACTTGCCGATCACCAGAATCGAGAACGACCCTGGGATCACGGGACCCTGGCCCCCGCGGCCTCCGGCAGGTGGCGGCGTCGGTGCCGGCCCACGCTCGACGCTCATCGTCAAGATGTGGTTCGTCTTGCTGTCGAACGTCAGCGTTCGGGCACCCATCATCGTCTGAAGATTCTGCTCGACCTCGAAACTCGTCGGGCTCTTCTCCTTGACGACGGTCATTGTGCCATTGCCATGCGAGCTGAAGGCTTCCATCGTCGCCGGGTTGAACACCGCACCGTCGGAGCCGCCGGCGAGCGGCAGGCTCGTGATGATCTTGCCGTCCTCGGAACTCAGAATCACCATCATCGGCTTAGGCGGTGGTGGCGGCTGTGTGGGCGGTGCGGGCGGTATGGTCTGTGCGGGGGGCACGGGCGGTGCGGGTGGTACTCCAGAGCTGGCGCACGCCGCGAAGAGCACGTGATTCTTCGCATCCAGGGCGAGCCCATTACACCTGCCCTTGTCGCCGAACGGATAATGCCCGGTCGCCTTCATCGTCTTGGCGTCGACGGCCGTGACGCTTCCCTGCGCGTCCTGCATGACAACCCATAGATTGCCTTTGCCGTCGGCCACGCCCTGCTCCGGCACGCCGCCCAGATCGATCGTGCCGAGCACGGTACCGTCTTTGGAATCGATCACCGTCGCGTCCTTGGTCGGGTGACTGAAGACGTAGACCCGGTCGTTGAACGCATCGAAGAGAATGCCGTCCGGCGAGGCGGCGCCCACATCGATCTTCTTGATCAGCTTCAGCGTCTTGGTGTCAAACATCGAGACCGGTTTGCTGCTGGAGAAGCCGTGGCCTGACTTCGGGTCGACCACTACGCCGTTGCCTCCGGTGTCGGGAATCTCGCCGACCGGATCGAGCGTGTCGAGATTGAAAGCCGTGATCCGGCCAGGTTCTGCGGGCGTGGCAGGCGTGGTGTCGGTTGCCGGAACCGCTCGCCTGCCGCCACGCGGAATGTACAGCCGGCGTCCGACGACGTCGGCATAGATATAGTCAGTGCCACCTTCACCGCCGACCTTAGCGGTCTTGAGCACCTTGTACGGCCCATCGGTTCCGGCCTGCTGGGCCAGTCCCGCGGACGTGAGTAGCGCGATCGCGACTGCGGATACCAAGAGAACTCGTCGCATAAAGGGCCTCCTTGAACGAGAAACGCGATAGAACACGAAGCGAGCCATCTACGAGGATCGCACCGGTGAGACTCTGCGCCGCGGTTTCATCGGAAGGCCGGCTCACCCCGGCGCGGGACCGTCACTCCGATCCCACGCTCATCGGCGCTCTCGCACAAGAGCGCAGCCGCCGCACCATGCTGAACCGTCATCCCGCCACTGTCAAACCGACCGCGCATCGTCGCTTTGAGTTCTTCCACGTAGAGTGTCGCGACTGGAAATGCCATGTGTTCGAGGGCCGCTCGCCCGCACCGGATTCAGCAGTGTAGCAATCTTCATCACAACACACTCGTCTGAAGAATCGGTGAAGTCACGTTTCGCCGTTCCCAGATCACCCATCACACGTTCACGTGTCCTGACGTGGCGTTTCTGTGTCATAGCGGAATTGAGCTCTAAGAGCTATGCTTGCAATTGAACCCTGAAAAAAGAGCTAATGCGCGTCGGGTTTCTCGCGTTGGTGACTCCTCGCCAGTTCATCACCGTCATGCCGTGGACGATGTATGGAGACATGAGCGAGGAGGACCTCGGCGAGATGTACGAGAACCTGCGGACGGCCGAGCCCGTCACGAACGCGGTCGACAAGTTTTTGCGCCCGCGGCCGGTGTGGGCGATACAATCGATGTCACACAACGCTTGGAATCTGTGACGCGCACCTCCCAGTCCGAGTCGCGCCTCCTCATCGCGTCCGAAGACGAGACGCTCCGCCTCGCCCTGTCGGAGCTTTTGCACCAGCACGCTCCGGAGGTGATGGACGGGCGGCCTGCGTCGGTCCTGGCGGCCGTTGACGGTCGACCGAAACTCGAGCTGCTGATTCTCGTCGAGAGCGGACTGGATTCGACGTCGGTCGACCTGCTGCAGACAGTCAAGGAACGGCGTGACGATCTGGCCATTCTGCTAGTCAGCGCGCACCCGACCATCGAGCACGCCACTCTATCGATCCGTCGCGGCGCGGAGGACTATGTTCCCGTCCCGTATCTGGAAGAGATCGTCCGCAACGAGGTTGCCAGAATCCTCGAAGCGGCCGAATTGCGCGATCGCGTCGCGAACCGCGATCGCCTGATTGGCTCGCGCGACGGGTTCGAACGCATCATCAGCCGGTCGACCTGCATGCGGCCGGTGTTCGACCGCGCGAGTGCCGCGTCGCGAAGCGATACACCGGTCCTGATCATCGGTGAAACCGGTACGGGGAAGGAGTTGGTCGCGCAGGCCATTCACGCGAGCGGCCGACGCTCGAAACGCCCGTTTGTGCCCATCAATTGTGCCGCCTTGCCGCGCGATCTCGTTGAAAGCGAGTTGTTCGGCCACCGGCGTGGCGCCTTCTCCGGCGCGTTCACAGATCATTCAGGTCTCTTCGTCGCGGCGCACGGCGGAACCCTGTTGCTCGATGAAGTGGGGGAACTGCCGCTCGGGGTGCAGGCGAAACTCCTCCGCGTGCTACAGGACGGTGAAGTGCGTCCGGTGGGCGGCCTCGAGAGTCGCCGGGTCGACGTGCGGATTATTGCGGCCAGCAATCGGGGCCTGGCGGCTATGCGCGACAGCAAGGCGATGCGCCAGGACCTGTTCTATCGGCTTTCCGTGCTCGTGATCGAGATTCCGCCGCTCCGAAAGCGTCGTGAAGACCTGCCGCTTCTGACTGAGCACTTTCTGAGCATGATCCGCGCGCGTGGCGGCCATCGCGTTGAAGCGATCGATCCACAGGCTCTCGAGCTGCTGTCTGAGTATCACTTCCCGGGCAACGTTCGCGAACTCGAGAACATGATCGAAAGCCTCAACGTGGCGCTGCCACCCGATCGCGCGATTATCCGCGCCGAAGACGTCCGGGGGTGGTTGCGCCGGCGCGGGATCTCGACTGAGACGGGAACCGGCGACGCGCGGCACGTGCCCCTCAAGCTCGACGACCTTGAAGCGTGGGCCATTGCCGAGGCGCTGCGACGTTCGCTCGGCAACAAGAGCGCAGCGGCGCAACTGCTGGGAATCTCCAGGGACACGCTCTATCGCAAGCTCCACGAGCTCGGTCTCCATACCGAAGTGTCCGATCCTCGGGCATAGCCTGTAAACGACAGGCTACACGGTGGTTATGCCGGTGGTGTCAGAAGATCTGACACGGACCGTTCGGCGCGTGGTGCCGGCCTGAGCGCCCGATTCGGAGGAATCCCAGCCATTTCCTCGTGATCTTCTCAGCCGCCGCGTCGGCTCGCGTCTTGCTCTAGAACTAGTAGCTCTTGTCACGAGGGCCGGCACTGATACTTGCGAAAGAGGCGATCATGACTCGACTCGAAAGGACGCGACGCGTTGTCGCAGGCGCAGTTCTTGTGTGCCTGGCCCTCGCGGTGACGGAATCCACCGCGCTTGCGGTTCCGGCGTTCGCACGAAAGTACCAGACCAGTTGTCAGACGTGCCACATTGTCTTTCCGAAGCTCAATGCGTTCGGAGAGGCGTTTCGCCTGCGCGGGTATCGGATGCCGGCCGAAACCGAGGAGATGGTGAAGGAGCCGCCGGTCAGCCTCGGCGCGCCCGCCTACAAACGTCTGTGGCCGCAAGCGGTATGGCCCGGCGCGATCTCCAGCCACACGCCGCTGGCTGTCAACGTGAAGCTGGCGGATGTCAACACCTCGTCGCTCAACGAGGACGGCACAGTCACGAGCGTGAAGAACGATCTGCAATTCCCGCAGGAGGTGAACGTCTTCGGGGCCGGGACGCTTGGGGACCACGTCTCCTACCTTTCCGAGATCACGTTTGGTGAGGGCTCCGACGGGTCGGTGGCAGTCGAACTCGAGCACGCCAGCATCCACTTCGATTCGCCGTTTGGTCCCGAGGATCTGTTCCACTTCCGCCTGGGCAAGTTCGCTCCCAACCTCGCCGACGGCTTCCAGGAGATGTGGATTTCGACCGATGCGGGTATCGACTCGCTGTTCAATTACAATCCCATTGGGTTCAACGGAGGCACGGGGCTCGGCGCTGACGCGGTCAGCCCAAACCCGATCTCGCTGCCCACGCTCGTTCGCGGCATCGAAGCGTACGGCATTATCCGGCATCGCGCGCTGTGGGTGGCGGGCATCGCCAACGGCGTCGGGCCTGGCTCCAACGACACCACCGGCCGCTTCGACGGGAACAACGCCAAGGACGTGTACGCGCGCTTCGACTACAAGATCGGCGGCATGGGGTTCGACGGCGACATGGGCGGCCATCCGATCCCGGACAAGAACTGGCAGGACAACTCGCTGCGCCTCGGCGTTTTCGCGTACCGCGGCGACGCCAGTGGCATCAACTTCCCGTTCACGACCGACAGCGGCCTGATGACGAACATCCAGGACGTGCACTTCCAGCGGACCGGCATCTACGCGAGCCTCTTCACCGGGGATCTCAACGTGTTCAGCGTGTACCTGCACGGGAGTGACTCGCTTCAGGTGTTCGATGCGGGAACGGCCGCGCTTCTGAGCACCGGCGTACCGGACTACCACGCGTGGTTTACGCAGGCCGACTACCTCTTGTACCCGTGGCTGCAAGCAGGGCTCCGGTATGAGACGGTGACGCCTGCCGATCGCAGCGTGCCGACCCTGAAAACGGGCGTCGCCAACCTGAGTGCCCTCATCCGCGCCAATGTCAAAGCGATGGTCGAGTACCAGCGCGATCTGCGGCAAGGCAAGAACCACTCGTTGAACGCGGTGCTGCGATTCGCGTTCTAGGTGAGGAGGAATCCTATTATGTTTCGCCATTCCGTCGTCATCGGGTCAGTGTGCACGGCGATCGTGCTCGCGTATGTGGCATCGCCAATTGGCGCCAGTGACAGCATCACGGGCGTCGTCAAAGTCACCGGGTTGGCGTCCAGTGCCGATGCGGTCGTCTACATCCAGCAAGCGCCGGGTTCCTTCACGCCAGCCAAGCCCGCCCAGATGGACCAGCGGCAGATGCAGTTCGTTCCGCACGTCCTGCCGATCGTTGCCGGGACGACGGTGAAGTTTCTGAACGGCGATCCGACGCCGCACAATGTCTTCTCGCCTGACAACGAGAAGTACAACCTTGGCACGTGGCCGCAAGGGCAGAGCAAGGACTACACGTTCAATAAGTGCGCCAAGACGCCGTGCGTGTATACGCAACTCTGTCGCGTGCATCCCGAGATGGAAGGCTATGTGGTCGTGCTGCAGAACCCGTTCTTCGCCGTCACCAACAAGGAGGGACACTACCAGATCGACAACGTACCACCCGGCAGCTACACGCTTGCCGTGTGGCACGAGAAGGCGAAGGCACAACCCAAACCCGTGATCGTCGAGGCCAGCAAGCCGACGACGGTCGATTTCGTGCTGGGGCGCTGAAGGCGGGATTCGACATGGCCAATCGAGAGTACGCGACGGTCGTGCCCGACCTTCTGTACTTCCTCAATCTCATTCCCTGCCGCACCGCCTGCCCGGTGCACACGAACGCCGGCGCGTACGTCCGCGCCGTTGCGGAGGGGGACACCGCGCGCGGATACCGGATTGCCCGAGCACCCAACCCGTTGACCTCGATCTGCGGTCGGATTTGCGCGCATCCCTGCGAGTCGGAGTGTCGCCGCGGCGTCATCGATCAGCCAATCTCCATTCGCGCCCTCAAGCGGACGTTGACCGAGCGGCACGGGGTCGAAAACACACTGAACGCCCAACCGACCGCGTTGAAGCCGCTGCAGCTAGCGGTGAGGAGCGTGGAGGGGGCCGCCCGTGTCGGCGTCGTCGGGGCGGGTCCGGCCGGCCTCAGTTGTGCGCACGATCTGGCGTTGCTCGGCTACCGCGTCACGTTGTTCGACGCCGCGCCGGTTGTCGGCGGCATGCTCTACCAGGGCGTGCCGGAGTACCGACTGTCGCGCGATCTGATTCGCGCCGAGGTCGATCAGATTCTGTCGCTCGGCGTCGAGCTAAAGCTGGAGTGGCGGCT
This genomic interval from Acidobacteriota bacterium contains the following:
- a CDS encoding sigma-54 dependent transcriptional regulator: MTRTSQSESRLLIASEDETLRLALSELLHQHAPEVMDGRPASVLAAVDGRPKLELLILVESGLDSTSVDLLQTVKERRDDLAILLVSAHPTIEHATLSIRRGAEDYVPVPYLEEIVRNEVARILEAAELRDRVANRDRLIGSRDGFERIISRSTCMRPVFDRASAASRSDTPVLIIGETGTGKELVAQAIHASGRRSKRPFVPINCAALPRDLVESELFGHRRGAFSGAFTDHSGLFVAAHGGTLLLDEVGELPLGVQAKLLRVLQDGEVRPVGGLESRRVDVRIIAASNRGLAAMRDSKAMRQDLFYRLSVLVIEIPPLRKRREDLPLLTEHFLSMIRARGGHRVEAIDPQALELLSEYHFPGNVRELENMIESLNVALPPDRAIIRAEDVRGWLRRRGISTETGTGDARHVPLKLDDLEAWAIAEALRRSLGNKSAAAQLLGISRDTLYRKLHELGLHTEVSDPRA
- a CDS encoding carboxypeptidase regulatory-like domain-containing protein — encoded protein: MFRHSVVIGSVCTAIVLAYVASPIGASDSITGVVKVTGLASSADAVVYIQQAPGSFTPAKPAQMDQRQMQFVPHVLPIVAGTTVKFLNGDPTPHNVFSPDNEKYNLGTWPQGQSKDYTFNKCAKTPCVYTQLCRVHPEMEGYVVVLQNPFFAVTNKEGHYQIDNVPPGSYTLAVWHEKAKAQPKPVIVEASKPTTVDFVLGR
- the rsmH gene encoding 16S rRNA (cytosine(1402)-N(4))-methyltransferase RsmH, which gives rise to MTGDTSTPHRRRPRYAGKYPRRFDEKYKEHHPERYPDTVDKVLASGKTPAGTHVPILIAETLEALDPQPGETAVDCTLGYGGHARAILQRIQPGGKLLGLEVDPLELPKTEARMRSLGFGPDMFVVRRSNFAGLPGTLAAEGLVGADCLLADLGVSSMQLDTPGRGFSFKTPGPLDMRMNPNRGQPASALLLRIEPAELAALLVENADEPHALALADALAGRSLEQTTALAEVIRAALPHVKEEEREQSVRRVFQALRVAVNEEFTALDTLLRHLPHCMNPGGRVAIVAFHSGEDRRVKKAFQAGLHDGLYTAIADSVVRPNPEECRSNPRASAAKLRWARR
- a CDS encoding S8 family serine peptidase — encoded protein: MAARRLEFEALAAAREVIDGYDSASDQWTLSFESPFWHAVTHAQSLGRRGAGRRIALIDSGCDLTIPRLRRVVDRLTSFVPDPADHDELGHGTAVALLISEVAPECRLDVYQVARNGTPDDAAVVAALRAAGASSADVVSVSLAARSPFQFTRDQLQEAIAAGDGSGKRYAFEHPPCAVCAAAMDVAGRGKMIVAAAGNALDSACCPARADGVVAAGFEGRDARTTTLEDGGKQEVAFAAAPAVAQSLLTDMSLAEIPGVLGTSFAAPLIAGAAAIVLSPAELSAYVASQALAAMPQFLHALIKTSRADVPAESVRQIGEWYMRAQQRLPHVHCDYQARLNPAVACTDPAQCASCGIFAESIMVNHGLWLLETGRLEWGKSLLEAARLVAPWSADATANLGAIARELGDITGAIELYERALELRPGFRVYTSELKRLRNRLPAAGRWWSRFWS